The Candidatus Acidiferrales bacterium genomic sequence TTCCGGTGGCTTACTGGCTTGCCTTCCAGGTGAAGCGGCACAAGAAACTGTGGTACATGCTGGCCATTATTCCGCTCTGGATCAGCTACCTGGTGCGAGCTTACGCCTGGAAGACCATCCTGGGCACCGGCGGCGTGCTGAATGCCTTCCTGGTGGGAATCGGGGTGACCGACCAGCCCATCGCGATGTTTCTCTACAGCCCGGTCGCCGTGATCATCACCCTGACGCACATCTATACGCCGTTTGTCCTCATGCCCGTCTATGCGATGCTGGAACAAATCCCGCCGGCGTTGCTCGAAGCGGCTGAAGACCTCGGCGCCGGGCCGTGGCGAACGTTCACCCGTCTCGTCCTGCCGCTGTCCATGCCCGGGGTGGTGGCTGGCTGCACGTTTGCCTTCGTTCTGAGCCTGGGAGATTTCCTTTCGCCGTTGCTGGTGGGTGGACCGACGGGAATCATGATTTCCAATATCGTGGTGAGTTTGTTCGGCGCGGCTTACAACTGGCCGCTCGGCGCCGCCATTTCGCTGGTGATGTTGCTGCTGGTGCTGGCGATCATCACGCTCGCCAACCGGCTGGAAGCCCGGACGAAATACGTATAGTCGAGGGCTTCCCGCCTTGCGCCCTGAGGGACGAATGACCCGGGGAAGAGTAGGTCGGAAGGTTTGGGCCGCAGGCATCACGGCCGGCGCTGCGGCGGTCTTTGCCTTCCTCTATCTTCCCATCGCGGTCATCGTGGTCTTTTCGTTCAACCGCTTTTCCACCAGCCTTCCCTTACGGGGGCTTACCCTGGACTGGTACCGGCTGCTGTTCCAGGACCGGCCGTTGATCGAATCGCTGCTGCACAGCTTCCTGGTTGCCGGTTGCGCGGTGGTCATCGCCGTTGTCATCGGCATACCAGCCGCCCTGGCGGTGGACCGGCTGAAATTCCCCGGAAAAGAGCTGTTTGAGCGAGTGGTTCTGCTGCCGCTGATTCTCCCGGGTATCATCACCGGGGTTTCGCTTTTGAATTTTTTTGTCGCTGGCGGGATTCGACTTTCCCTGACCACGGTCATCCTGGGCCATGGCACGGCGCTCATCTCGGTTGTGGTGACTCAGGTTTACGCTCGCTTGAAGCGGATGGATCGCTCACAGGAAGAGGCAGCCATGGACCTGGGTGCGCCGCCCTGGCGCACCTTCTGGCATGTCACATTTCCCAACATACGCACGGCGGTGCTGGGCGCCGCTTTGCTGGTGTTTACTCTTTCCATGGACGAGATCGCCGTTACCTTCTTTCTCATCGGCCGCGAGAACACCTTGCCGCTGGCGGTCTGGTCCATGCTGCGCCAAGGCATCACACCGGAAGTGAACGCCATTTCCACGATCATCTTTCTGATGTCCGCCGTGGCCATTTTGCTTGGATATCGCCTGATGCAGAAGGAGACGTAAAGGTCCTCTGGCGCAGGCCGGCGCTGTCCGGCCGGATCCTCTCGAGCTCAGAGGCTTGCCCCGACCGGTCGGGGCTGGCAGCCCGGGTATGCCCCTGAGGCGGATGAGCGGGTCGCCTGCGCGGGAATGTGACGGAGGAGGATGATGACAGAAATCACCCGGCGCTCTTTTATCAAGACAGTCATCGTGGGCAGCACGACTTTTTCTGTATGTCCGTTCGAATCCTGGGCAGAGACAAAGCAGCGGCCCAAACTCGCCAGTGAACGGAGCGATATTTGCCACCAGGTGCGAGATGAACGCGCGCCCCTGCCGGCCAAGGTGGCGCGCGCCTATGAGGTCGTCATCGTAGGCGGGGGCCCGAGCGGGCTTGCTGCGGCCTATGCCCTGCGTGACGTGAATTTCCTTTTGCTGGAAAAGGAACCTCGCACCGGCGGCAACTGCACCCGGGAAGCCCGGGAAGGCGTTTCCTTTTCGACCGGAGCCGCCTTCACGGAAAAACCTGCGGGCTTAGCGGGGAAGTACTCCTCGGAACTGGAGCTTCCGCTGGCGCCGATTGCCGATCATGATGCCGCCATCATCAACGGAAAAGTAGTCCTCGATTTCTGGGGGGCAGGCCTGGAGCGCCTGCCCTATCCGCCATCGGTGCAGCAAAGCTTCCGATTGTTTCTGAACGAGATGCGGAAGATTGATTTGCGACGGAACAAGGCCAAGCTTGATGCCTTCAGCTTTGCCGAGCT encodes the following:
- a CDS encoding ABC transporter permease, which encodes MTRGRVGRKVWAAGITAGAAAVFAFLYLPIAVIVVFSFNRFSTSLPLRGLTLDWYRLLFQDRPLIESLLHSFLVAGCAVVIAVVIGIPAALAVDRLKFPGKELFERVVLLPLILPGIITGVSLLNFFVAGGIRLSLTTVILGHGTALISVVVTQVYARLKRMDRSQEEAAMDLGAPPWRTFWHVTFPNIRTAVLGAALLVFTLSMDEIAVTFFLIGRENTLPLAVWSMLRQGITPEVNAISTIIFLMSAVAILLGYRLMQKET
- a CDS encoding ABC transporter permease, whose translation is RPYATLLLPPLAWVLLFLILPYGLLFACSFWKLTPAQTIAPDWNLQNYLHLFRNAVYLRTLGRSAAIAAAVTLLSLLLAFPVAYWLAFQVKRHKKLWYMLAIIPLWISYLVRAYAWKTILGTGGVLNAFLVGIGVTDQPIAMFLYSPVAVIITLTHIYTPFVLMPVYAMLEQIPPALLEAAEDLGAGPWRTFTRLVLPLSMPGVVAGCTFAFVLSLGDFLSPLLVGGPTGIMISNIVVSLFGAAYNWPLGAAISLVMLLLVLAIITLANRLEARTKYV